The following coding sequences lie in one Komagataeibacter sucrofermentans DSM 15973 genomic window:
- a CDS encoding amino acid ABC transporter ATP-binding protein, with protein sequence MTGSKPPVLTVRQLRKTFQGNAVLRGVDLSLHEGEIACLIGPSGTGKSTILRCLNFLERPDGGEITFFGQFLCAEDGNSNIFRIAQPRVLQAARARMPMVFQHFNLFSHRTVMENVVEGQVVVLRRGRAEARDRARDCLARVGMLERADFYPDQLSGGQKQRVAIARALAMSPALILFDEPTSALDPQLVQEVQGVIRDLSAEGMTMLIVTHEMRFVRSIAHTVHFCEGGRIAESGSAADIFGPNAPPRIQTFMEVAHG encoded by the coding sequence ATGACCGGCTCAAAGCCTCCCGTCCTGACAGTGCGCCAGTTGCGCAAGACCTTTCAGGGCAACGCCGTTCTCAGGGGGGTGGACCTGTCCCTGCATGAAGGCGAGATCGCCTGCCTGATCGGCCCGAGCGGCACGGGCAAGTCCACCATCCTGCGCTGCCTCAATTTTCTGGAGCGGCCCGATGGCGGGGAGATCACGTTCTTCGGGCAGTTCCTGTGCGCGGAAGATGGCAACAGCAACATCTTCCGCATCGCTCAGCCGCGTGTATTGCAGGCGGCGCGGGCGCGCATGCCCATGGTGTTCCAGCACTTCAACCTGTTTTCGCACCGCACGGTCATGGAAAACGTGGTGGAGGGCCAGGTGGTCGTGCTGCGTCGTGGCCGGGCCGAGGCCCGCGACAGGGCCCGCGACTGCCTGGCGCGCGTGGGCATGCTGGAGCGCGCGGATTTCTATCCCGACCAGCTTTCGGGCGGGCAGAAGCAGCGCGTCGCCATTGCGCGGGCGCTGGCCATGTCGCCTGCGCTGATTCTTTTTGATGAGCCGACCAGCGCACTTGACCCGCAACTCGTGCAGGAGGTGCAGGGCGTGATCCGCGACCTGTCGGCAGAGGGGATGACCATGCTGATCGTGACCCATGAAATGCGTTTCGTGCGCTCGATCGCCCATACGGTCCACTTCTGCGAAGGGGGGCGCATAGCGGAGAGCGGATCAGCCGCCGACATATTCGGCCCCAATGCACCACCGCGTATCCAGACCTTCATGGAGGTTGCTCATGGGTGA
- a CDS encoding amino acid ABC transporter permease, with protein MYNFFFYAVPEHFPFLLQGALVTVELSLISMLLGTLLGFFLAVGRLSPRRTLRWPLDAFVEVVRDTPLIVQLLLIYFSLPEAGIVLSAFWAGIAGLTLNLAAYLSEVFRAAIVAVDKGQREAAISLGMSPVAVYCRVIIPQAALASLPTLGGYFIALLKDCSLVSFISVNELLRHATIVISDTFDSMDTYIMVAIIYFMMSFISARIIRYVELWLTPSNRRATLSVPLTMDKEGAR; from the coding sequence ATGTACAATTTTTTCTTTTATGCGGTGCCAGAGCATTTCCCTTTCCTGCTTCAGGGCGCGCTGGTTACGGTCGAGCTTTCGCTGATCTCGATGCTGCTGGGCACGCTGCTGGGTTTTTTCCTTGCGGTGGGCCGGCTGTCGCCCCGGCGCACGCTGCGCTGGCCGCTTGATGCGTTTGTCGAGGTCGTGCGCGATACGCCGCTGATCGTGCAACTGCTGCTGATCTATTTTTCCCTGCCCGAAGCCGGGATCGTGCTGAGTGCGTTCTGGGCGGGCATTGCAGGGCTTACGCTCAACCTCGCCGCCTACCTGTCGGAGGTGTTCCGCGCGGCGATCGTGGCGGTTGATAAAGGTCAGCGTGAGGCCGCCATCTCGCTTGGCATGTCGCCCGTGGCCGTTTATTGCCGGGTCATCATTCCGCAGGCGGCGCTGGCTTCCCTGCCAACGCTGGGGGGGTATTTCATCGCGCTGCTCAAGGACTGTTCGCTGGTATCGTTCATTTCGGTCAATGAACTGCTCCGCCATGCCACGATTGTCATTTCCGACACGTTTGACAGCATGGACACATATATCATGGTGGCGATCATCTACTTCATGATGAGCTTTATCAGTGCCCGGATCATCCGCTACGTTGAACTGTGGCTTACCCCATCCAACCGGCGTGCCACCCTCAGCGTGCCATTGACCATGGACAAGGAGGGCGCGCGATGA
- a CDS encoding ABC transporter substrate-binding protein, with amino-acid sequence MRAPLLLVLGLLAAGVPAGARAGCLDDIRKAGVMRVGNGLLGAHPSLWQDHDGVYHGIDADLLAELTRRMGLPRSEFVITEWSTIVPGLKARRWDIVLSDVHITQEREVMGHVRFSMPYFMLYDYVIVPQDSPIHSLADLKGRTIGSVLGTNDSATAHRLVEQGMGAAVADYDTFGDPFLALRNKQIDAVVVDQGTLHAQQAHFAGLRTVGGPIFYTPKPKWASAQAAAPYRLGSEGVVVRPACTDLLAVINHALEDMHEDGTIRTILKRYGVWEPQQDHLVKTSGQD; translated from the coding sequence GTGAGGGCGCCCCTCCTGCTTGTGTTGGGCCTCCTGGCGGCTGGCGTGCCGGCAGGTGCCCGGGCGGGATGTCTGGATGATATCCGCAAGGCAGGGGTCATGCGGGTGGGCAACGGGCTGCTTGGCGCGCATCCCTCCCTGTGGCAGGACCATGATGGCGTCTATCATGGCATTGACGCCGACCTCCTGGCCGAACTGACGCGCCGCATGGGGCTGCCCCGCTCGGAGTTTGTCATTACGGAATGGTCCACCATCGTGCCGGGCCTCAAGGCCAGGCGGTGGGATATCGTGCTGTCCGACGTGCATATCACGCAGGAGCGTGAGGTGATGGGGCATGTGCGCTTTTCCATGCCGTATTTCATGCTGTACGATTACGTGATCGTGCCGCAGGATTCGCCCATCCACTCCCTTGCCGACCTGAAGGGCAGGACCATCGGTTCCGTGCTGGGCACCAATGATTCCGCCACGGCCCACCGCCTGGTGGAGCAGGGGATGGGGGCCGCGGTCGCGGATTACGATACGTTTGGCGACCCCTTCCTTGCCCTGCGCAACAAGCAGATCGATGCGGTTGTGGTCGATCAGGGCACGCTGCACGCGCAGCAGGCGCATTTTGCGGGCCTGCGCACGGTGGGCGGGCCGATTTTCTATACACCCAAGCCGAAATGGGCCAGCGCTCAGGCCGCCGCCCCCTACAGGCTGGGCAGCGAGGGGGTTGTGGTGCGGCCTGCCTGCACCGACCTGCTCGCCGTGATAAACCACGCCCTGGAGGATATGCATGAAGACGGAACGATCCGCACGATCCTGAAACGTTACGGCGTGTGGGAACCGCAGCAGGACCATCTCGTAAAAACATCCGGACAGGACTGA
- a CDS encoding phytanoyl-CoA dioxygenase family protein → MLPPTGQAADFRKNGAIVLRGVFAPWVETLRAGVERLMADPSPLERSYQPDGSAPFFQDLCNWQRIPEFRDFVEHSPLGQIAGELLGAHEVRFFHDHVLVKEPGTSLVTPWHQDRPYYCASGPQTVSFWIPLDPVPAASALECVAGSHRWGYDHRPMRFDGTPLYAVDDSPPMPDIDSARGDYPILSWDMAPGDAVAFDFGTVHGAAATTGAVNRRRVFSARLVGDDAVFASRGGKGSPPFAHLALKDGDSLAGPDFPVLYTAPA, encoded by the coding sequence ATGCTTCCCCCGACCGGACAGGCGGCGGATTTTCGCAAGAACGGTGCAATCGTTCTGCGTGGCGTATTCGCCCCGTGGGTCGAGACACTGCGCGCAGGCGTCGAGCGCCTGATGGCGGACCCCAGCCCCCTTGAACGTTCCTACCAGCCAGATGGCTCAGCCCCCTTTTTTCAGGATCTATGCAACTGGCAGCGTATCCCTGAATTCCGCGATTTTGTCGAGCATTCTCCCCTCGGCCAGATAGCGGGAGAACTGCTGGGCGCGCATGAGGTGCGTTTTTTCCATGACCATGTGCTGGTCAAGGAGCCGGGCACGTCGCTTGTCACCCCGTGGCATCAGGACCGCCCCTATTACTGCGCCAGCGGCCCGCAGACCGTGAGCTTCTGGATCCCCCTCGATCCGGTGCCCGCAGCCAGCGCGCTGGAATGCGTGGCCGGCTCGCACCGATGGGGGTACGACCACAGGCCCATGCGCTTTGACGGGACGCCCCTTTACGCGGTTGATGACAGCCCGCCCATGCCCGATATCGATTCGGCCCGTGGCGACTACCCTATCCTGAGCTGGGACATGGCGCCGGGTGATGCCGTGGCGTTTGACTTTGGCACCGTTCATGGTGCTGCGGCGACCACGGGGGCGGTCAACCGGCGGCGCGTTTTCTCGGCGCGGCTGGTGGGGGATGACGCGGTCTTCGCCTCACGCGGGGGGAAAGGCTCGCCGCCTTTCGCGCATCTGGCCCTGAAGGATGGTGACTCGCTGGCAGGACCCGATTTTCCAGTCCTTTATACGGCGCCGGCGTGA
- the hisC gene encoding histidinol-phosphate transaminase gives MSAKPASIAKVNGPACRPEVAQLAPYNAGLSTEAVRSRYGATTITKLGSNENPYGPAPAVATALQELVKQVALYPEADQKLKAALAARLHEPASCILLGNGSEQIIRMIAEAYINPGDRVVTVVPSFGLHIITAEAMGGKVEAVPMTPACTFDLPALMKAVSTPLKVLIFANPSNPVGCMMKADDMRALFAACPPDCLIVVDEAYYEYARFDAAYPDARTILREQERPWLVLRTFSKAYGLAGLRIGYAIGSDPAIIDSLGRIRDPFNTNIAAQLAALGALEGLEHMDHSTGRTVEAREKLRGEMEGMGLTVAPSYGNFLFFRTERPSGDIAEALLHHGVIVKPWKEAGYTHWLRVSVGLPDENARFLAALQAVLHPAPATDTVGECVK, from the coding sequence ATGTCCGCCAAGCCCGCTTCCATAGCAAAGGTCAATGGTCCTGCATGTCGGCCGGAAGTCGCGCAGCTTGCACCCTATAATGCGGGCCTGAGCACGGAAGCCGTCCGGAGCCGTTACGGTGCAACAACCATTACCAAGCTGGGCAGCAACGAAAACCCTTACGGTCCTGCCCCCGCCGTAGCCACGGCCCTGCAGGAGCTTGTCAAACAGGTCGCACTCTACCCTGAGGCCGACCAGAAGCTGAAGGCCGCGCTCGCGGCAAGGCTGCATGAGCCCGCGTCATGCATCCTGCTGGGCAACGGCTCCGAGCAGATCATCCGCATGATTGCGGAAGCATATATCAACCCCGGTGACCGCGTCGTGACCGTGGTGCCCTCCTTTGGCCTGCACATCATCACCGCCGAGGCCATGGGCGGCAAGGTTGAGGCCGTCCCCATGACACCGGCCTGTACATTCGACCTGCCCGCGCTGATGAAGGCGGTCTCCACCCCGCTCAAGGTGCTGATCTTCGCCAACCCCTCCAACCCCGTGGGCTGCATGATGAAGGCGGATGACATGCGCGCGCTGTTCGCCGCCTGCCCGCCCGACTGCCTGATCGTGGTGGATGAAGCCTATTACGAATATGCCCGCTTCGACGCCGCCTACCCCGATGCCCGCACCATCCTGCGCGAGCAGGAGCGGCCGTGGTTGGTGCTGCGCACCTTCTCCAAGGCATACGGGCTTGCGGGGCTGCGGATCGGGTATGCCATCGGCTCGGACCCGGCAATCATCGATTCGCTTGGCCGAATCCGCGATCCGTTCAACACCAATATCGCAGCACAGCTTGCCGCCCTTGGCGCGCTTGAAGGGCTGGAGCACATGGACCACAGCACGGGCCGCACCGTTGAGGCACGTGAAAAACTCCGTGGCGAGATGGAAGGAATGGGGCTGACGGTAGCCCCTTCCTACGGCAATTTCCTGTTCTTCCGGACCGAGCGCCCGTCGGGCGACATCGCCGAAGCCCTTCTGCATCACGGCGTGATCGTCAAACCATGGAAGGAGGCAGGCTATACACACTGGCTGCGTGTCAGCGTGGGCCTGCCCGATGAGAACGCCCGCTTCCTTGCCGCCCTGCAGGCGGTACTGCACCCTGCTCCTGCCACAGACACCGTTGGAGAATGCGTGAAATGA